Proteins encoded within one genomic window of Sulfurovum sp. XGS-02:
- a CDS encoding nuclease-related domain-containing protein codes for MIDISTIFSPLVSMIMHNWYFIPILLIILFSSTPFVKGLLGEMLVNFVLNIRLNKDKYHLIKNVTLPTEDGTTQIDHIVVSEYGIFVIETKNMKGWIFGDEKQKTWTQKIYKHTSKFQNPLHQNYKHTKTIESALNIDPSQIFSVVVFVGDSTFKTVMPENVTYAGGLIRYIKSKTIKVLSQNEVEKIISIIESGRLSRTLKTHREHVKHVKNIVKEKENNNSCPKCGSELVLRIAKQGINKGNEFYGCSSYPRCRYTAALANV; via the coding sequence GTGATTGACATTTCAACTATATTCTCCCCTCTTGTATCAATGATAATGCATAATTGGTATTTCATACCTATACTATTAATCATTCTATTTTCTAGCACTCCATTTGTTAAGGGTCTACTAGGTGAAATGCTTGTAAATTTTGTTCTGAATATTAGACTAAACAAAGACAAATACCATCTTATAAAAAATGTAACGCTCCCTACAGAAGATGGAACTACTCAAATTGATCATATTGTTGTATCTGAATATGGTATTTTTGTTATTGAAACAAAAAATATGAAAGGTTGGATTTTTGGTGATGAAAAGCAAAAAACCTGGACTCAAAAAATCTATAAACATACAAGTAAATTTCAAAATCCTTTACACCAAAACTATAAACATACAAAGACAATAGAATCAGCTCTTAATATAGACCCTAGTCAAATATTTTCAGTTGTCGTTTTTGTAGGAGATAGTACTTTTAAAACAGTGATGCCAGAAAATGTAACTTATGCTGGTGGTCTCATTAGGTATATAAAATCTAAAACAATCAAAGTCTTATCTCAAAATGAGGTGGAAAAAATTATTTCAATAATAGAATCAGGTAGACTTTCTAGAACATTAAAAACACATAGAGAACATGTAAAGCATGTTAAAAATATAGTTAAAGAAAAAGAGAATAATAACTCATGCCCAAAATGTGGGAGTGAACTAGTTTTACGTATTGCTAAACAAGGTATAAATAAAGGAAATGAGTTTTATGGTTGTAGCAGTTACCCTAGATGTAGATACACTGCTGCACTAGCCAATGTTTAA
- a CDS encoding ClpX C4-type zinc finger protein: MVKKSSIKKCSFCGCNENDINPLIAGDGAYICSNCVVAAYKILF; this comes from the coding sequence ATTGTCAAGAAATCAAGCATAAAAAAATGTAGTTTTTGTGGTTGTAATGAAAATGATATAAATCCTCTGATTGCTGGAGATGGTGCATATATCTGTTCAAACTGTGTTGTAGCAGCATATAAAATACTCTTTTAG
- a CDS encoding PIN domain-containing protein, whose amino-acid sequence MSKIEKNVRTNYILIDYENVHPLSFDLPKDYPFKVILFVGSSQNKIPIELVTSMQMLGTNAEYVKIEGNGKNALDFHVTFYLGSLFEKDPNGYFHIISKDSGFDVLIKHLRNKKILVQRHKQIIDIPALKISNSKTLEEKIQTVKDYLTSRGNAKPRKVTTLSNTINALFMKVLSDKELDTLIDKLAQKKLIRIEETKVHYNFK is encoded by the coding sequence ATGAGTAAGATTGAGAAAAATGTAAGAACAAATTACATTCTTATTGATTATGAGAATGTTCATCCTTTATCATTTGATTTACCCAAAGACTATCCTTTTAAAGTTATTTTATTTGTAGGATCAAGTCAAAATAAAATACCTATTGAATTAGTTACCTCAATGCAAATGCTAGGAACGAATGCAGAGTATGTAAAAATTGAAGGTAATGGGAAAAATGCTCTTGATTTTCATGTGACTTTTTATCTTGGTAGCTTATTTGAAAAAGACCCAAATGGATATTTTCATATTATTTCTAAAGATTCTGGTTTTGATGTACTAATTAAACATCTAAGAAATAAAAAGATATTAGTTCAACGTCATAAGCAAATTATTGATATCCCTGCATTAAAAATATCCAATTCAAAAACACTTGAAGAAAAAATACAAACAGTTAAGGATTATTTGACATCAAGAGGTAATGCAAAACCAAGAAAGGTTACAACACTATCAAATACTATTAATGCCTTATTTATGAAAGTTTTAAGTGACAAAGAACTGGATACATTAATTGATAAACTAGCTCAAAAAAAGCTTATTAGAATTGAAGAAACAAAAGTTCACTATAACTTCAAATAG
- a CDS encoding YafY family protein has protein sequence MEKLLQHQRHNIILERLSNGETLSITDLAKEWSIATKTVQRDFEKLQEGNYGVIRASDGKRFTLSMQHTTSKSADTAIKMLDSLSSDIGGEFYTKAQAALHKLQRYIESPFYTRIDVENISDKLDLIEDLEYAISTQKMVTFKYKRWYKPDEIKTYENVKPYKIIIFDGFWYLLTQYKDHYIKFYLKEIIDLKILEKTFEYDDKVLDRMDKALDIWFDPKTEPFDVTLLLDSDAIVYFERKPIKGQFLKKNSDGTAELTVSITNKKEIFTILKKWLPQIKVIEPMKLQEEFERILQGYLANN, from the coding sequence ATGGAAAAGCTTCTTCAGCATCAAAGACACAACATTATCCTCGAACGTTTGAGCAATGGAGAGACACTATCCATTACAGATCTTGCAAAGGAATGGTCCATCGCTACCAAAACTGTACAAAGGGACTTTGAAAAATTACAGGAAGGAAACTATGGTGTTATTCGTGCTAGTGATGGAAAGCGCTTTACACTTTCAATGCAACACACTACCTCAAAAAGTGCAGATACTGCTATAAAAATGCTTGATAGTCTTTCATCTGATATAGGTGGAGAATTTTATACTAAAGCCCAAGCTGCGCTTCATAAACTTCAGCGTTATATCGAATCACCTTTTTATACCCGAATAGATGTAGAGAATATCTCAGATAAACTTGACCTAATAGAAGATCTAGAATATGCGATTTCAACACAAAAAATGGTGACATTTAAATATAAACGATGGTACAAACCAGATGAAATTAAAACCTATGAAAATGTTAAACCATACAAGATTATCATTTTTGATGGCTTTTGGTATCTACTTACACAGTACAAAGACCATTATATAAAGTTCTATCTTAAAGAGATTATTGATTTGAAAATATTGGAAAAGACCTTTGAATATGATGATAAAGTTTTAGATAGAATGGATAAGGCACTTGATATCTGGTTTGATCCTAAAACTGAACCTTTTGATGTTACGCTCTTGCTTGATAGTGATGCTATCGTATATTTCGAAAGAAAGCCTATCAAAGGACAGTTTCTCAAAAAAAATTCTGATGGTACAGCAGAACTAACAGTGAGTATCACTAATAAAAAGGAAATCTTTACTATTTTAAAAAAATGGTTACCACAAATTAAAGTCATAGAACCAATGAAATTACAAGAAGAGTTTGAAAGGATATTGCAAGGCTATTTAGCGAACAATTAG
- a CDS encoding PD-(D/E)XK nuclease family protein gives MSQGMSQNIFDYATSELSQDAFISLLIGWFDNEEEELHELSKDFISELYTKYQINMIGNHNAKDLEIKSVKLRQQYHKIDVYFEVETDEETIPFIIEDKTWTEPHSDQLLRYTKKVSKDNAVKVFFKTGHITEKDRNETKKASYIILDTLWLYDFLKNYHNINNLILKDYIDYIERNFYNKLYKNNSKKELEDWEYTDAKEGYVQYAILEKIKHLTLGHNEPIPEYIRFTRNGKRWDTWWTCHLANDFSIFVKMKQLKEGHCLRLMEYSKKDFTLESKTDSLNKNIEITNNILKSIENSNIRVNKKPRYKARESEIAIMNLSDPNSLEDAVKEFSVFLKKFIDNSSKI, from the coding sequence ATGTCGCAAGGAATGTCACAAAACATTTTTGATTATGCTACATCAGAATTGAGCCAAGATGCATTTATAAGTTTACTGATCGGTTGGTTTGATAATGAAGAAGAGGAATTACATGAATTATCCAAAGACTTTATTAGTGAATTGTATACAAAATACCAGATAAATATGATTGGCAATCATAATGCAAAAGATTTGGAAATAAAGTCAGTAAAATTAAGACAACAATATCACAAAATAGATGTATATTTTGAAGTTGAGACTGATGAGGAGACAATACCATTTATTATAGAGGATAAAACATGGACAGAACCTCATTCTGATCAACTGTTAAGATATACAAAAAAAGTTTCAAAGGATAATGCTGTAAAAGTATTCTTTAAAACGGGACATATAACAGAAAAAGATAGGAATGAAACAAAAAAAGCAAGTTACATTATTTTAGACACATTATGGTTATATGATTTTTTGAAAAATTACCATAATATTAATAATTTAATTTTAAAAGATTATATAGATTATATAGAAAGAAACTTTTACAATAAACTTTACAAAAATAATAGTAAAAAGGAATTAGAAGACTGGGAATATACTGATGCAAAAGAAGGATATGTACAGTATGCAATTTTAGAAAAAATTAAACATCTAACTCTTGGACATAATGAACCAATACCAGAATATATTAGATTTACAAGGAATGGAAAAAGGTGGGATACATGGTGGACTTGTCACCTTGCTAATGACTTCAGTATATTCGTTAAAATGAAACAGTTAAAAGAAGGGCATTGTCTTAGATTAATGGAATATTCCAAGAAAGATTTTACATTAGAGAGTAAAACAGATAGTTTAAATAAAAATATAGAAATCACAAATAATATTTTGAAATCTATTGAGAACAGTAATATTAGAGTAAATAAAAAACCAAGATATAAAGCTAGAGAATCTGAAATAGCTATTATGAATTTAAGTGATCCTAATAGTCTTGAGGATGCAGTAAAAGAGTTCTCTGTTTTTTTGAAAAAGTTTATTGACAACTCAAGTAAAATATAG
- a CDS encoding Sir2 family NAD-dependent protein deacetylase: MTIKKCHRCNEKETPINPINRSSKLCINCTLQASDAILVCAGAGMSVDSGLPTYRDEEGFWNDYPPYRELRKDYQTMASPYGFTSDPNFAWGFFGHQYELYKNIQPHIGYYLLLYFLHSKRNYFVVTTNVDGHFIKSGYTKSRLHEAHGSILELQCTLPCQRSSWDVDKNMSIKIDTLSMTAQDPLPHCPNCHSVARPNIFMFGDTDESYIWEERQKSADSFMRWKQNNLDKKVVILEIGVGAEGLKKHVQKYAREFKNATLIRINPEVDNIYKVDFHINKGVLNALKNLLYEL, translated from the coding sequence ATGACAATAAAAAAATGCCACAGATGCAATGAAAAAGAAACTCCAATAAATCCTATCAACAGATCATCAAAACTTTGTATTAATTGTACATTACAAGCATCAGATGCTATTTTAGTCTGTGCAGGTGCAGGAATGAGTGTAGACTCAGGACTTCCAACCTATAGAGATGAAGAAGGTTTTTGGAATGATTATCCACCATACAGAGAACTGAGAAAAGATTATCAAACCATGGCGTCACCATATGGTTTTACCAGTGATCCTAATTTTGCATGGGGTTTTTTTGGCCATCAGTATGAGCTCTATAAAAATATACAACCACATATTGGCTATTATCTACTATTATACTTTCTTCATTCCAAAAGAAACTATTTTGTCGTCACGACGAATGTAGATGGACATTTCATAAAATCTGGATACACAAAAAGCAGGTTACATGAAGCACATGGAAGTATACTTGAACTTCAATGTACTCTTCCCTGCCAACGTTCTTCATGGGATGTAGATAAAAACATGAGTATTAAAATTGATACATTATCCATGACTGCACAAGATCCATTACCACATTGCCCAAATTGTCATAGTGTTGCTCGTCCAAATATATTTATGTTTGGAGATACAGATGAGAGTTATATTTGGGAAGAAAGACAAAAAAGTGCCGACTCATTTATGCGGTGGAAACAAAACAATTTAGATAAAAAAGTTGTTATTTTAGAAATCGGTGTGGGTGCCGAAGGACTCAAAAAACATGTTCAAAAATATGCTCGTGAATTTAAAAATGCAACACTAATTCGGATTAATCCCGAGGTGGATAATATCTATAAAGTAGATTTTCATATTAATAAAGGTGTTCTAAATGCTTTAAAAAACCTACTGTATGAACTGTAA
- a CDS encoding DUF2779 domain-containing protein translates to MTISKSQYIRGLQCQKSLWLYKNRPELRDIPDEAQESLFNTGYSVGELAKELFPKGVEIEFDTSNFNGMVSKTKKLIANGTEVIYEATFSENGIFAMADILVKNGNAWDIYEVKASTEVKDVHIDDAAIQWYALSNTINLNRAFIVHINNQYVRKGELDVTELFSIEDMTEQVKEKQNMIKETLNRMEDVIKGEMPNIDIGGHCDNPYSCDFKGHCWKHIPTPSVFNLYWMNGAKKFEMYNQGLLTYTDIPDDFKLNNTQRLQVETAKTKEPYIDKNIINNFLKTIEYPINFFDFETFQNAIPRFDNQRPYMQIPFQYSLHILHEDGTMEHKEFLGDENSDPRDTLIEQMLNDVTSTGSIVAYNQAFEMSRIKELAKFNENREKELLALNERFVDLIVPFREKGYYHPDFNGSFSIKSVLPAMFPNDDELNYKKLNIQNGGMAMDTFANLHLLKDKTKTDQIKTDLLAYCHLDTLAMVRIWEKLHQITQDAS, encoded by the coding sequence ATGACCATATCTAAATCTCAATACATAAGAGGCTTACAATGTCAAAAATCTCTCTGGCTCTATAAAAATAGACCAGAACTTAGAGATATACCAGATGAAGCACAAGAGTCACTTTTTAATACAGGTTACAGCGTAGGTGAATTAGCAAAAGAACTCTTTCCTAAAGGTGTTGAAATAGAGTTCGATACCAGTAATTTCAATGGCATGGTAAGTAAAACCAAAAAGCTTATAGCCAATGGTACTGAGGTAATCTATGAGGCAACATTTAGCGAGAATGGTATCTTTGCTATGGCAGATATACTTGTGAAAAATGGTAATGCTTGGGATATCTATGAAGTGAAGGCTTCTACTGAAGTAAAAGATGTTCATATTGATGATGCAGCTATACAATGGTATGCATTAAGTAATACAATAAATTTGAATCGTGCTTTCATCGTTCATATTAATAACCAATATGTGCGAAAGGGAGAACTTGATGTCACAGAACTATTTTCAATAGAAGATATGACAGAACAAGTAAAAGAGAAACAAAATATGATAAAAGAAACTCTGAATCGTATGGAAGATGTAATAAAAGGTGAAATGCCTAATATTGACATCGGTGGACATTGTGATAACCCATATAGTTGTGATTTTAAAGGACATTGCTGGAAACATATACCAACACCATCAGTTTTTAATCTTTATTGGATGAATGGAGCAAAGAAATTTGAGATGTATAATCAAGGACTGTTGACTTATACTGACATACCAGATGATTTTAAACTTAATAATACACAAAGATTACAAGTTGAAACAGCAAAAACAAAAGAACCTTATATAGATAAAAATATCATCAATAACTTTTTAAAGACAATCGAGTATCCTATAAACTTTTTTGACTTTGAAACATTCCAAAATGCTATTCCAAGATTTGACAATCAACGTCCCTATATGCAAATACCGTTTCAATATTCTCTGCATATACTCCATGAGGATGGAACGATGGAACATAAAGAGTTCTTAGGTGATGAAAACAGTGATCCTCGAGACACATTGATAGAACAGATGTTAAATGATGTTACATCCACAGGAAGTATCGTTGCATATAATCAAGCTTTCGAAATGAGTAGAATCAAAGAGCTAGCAAAGTTCAATGAAAATAGAGAGAAAGAACTTTTGGCACTGAATGAAAGGTTTGTTGACCTTATAGTACCTTTTAGAGAAAAAGGGTATTACCATCCTGATTTTAATGGAAGCTTCTCCATTAAATCCGTATTACCTGCTATGTTCCCAAATGATGATGAACTTAATTATAAAAAGTTGAATATACAAAATGGTGGAATGGCAATGGACACTTTTGCTAACCTTCATTTACTAAAAGATAAAACAAAGACAGATCAGATAAAAACAGATTTACTTGCTTATTGCCATTTAGATACTTTAGCAATGGTCCGTATTTGGGAAAAACTACATCAGATTACACAAGATGCATCTTGA
- a CDS encoding AAA family ATPase, with product MELVYLWVKEYKNIKEEGFNFSSPYVYTYSESTKEITHEDNPGNYSKLFSKNIRISAIVGKNGSGKSSIFEVIAKLQVGDIDRYIDNGIVCILKNGDEEIIFSNLEVEDRTVHTLDTLKTHISTIYNSSSFSNGYFDNYIEEFIAPVLQRFIKSGTGHGDSNVANENLKVQTLLNMVLNSNRYFGNNPSSSGYRQQDAFFIKEMRNNFNFAKTFSILEFYKDYKTFIPFKIQNEPTVTLLIASNSTANSIGWNTTFLEKAQKFFQIPEFYTSEDGEEYMQSIRPEEYAEALDNFLTTLKLYVNESCTASEEIELSMEDAIELMIKYKELYLYNRNNQDQFFEIYFRSLSSGEENFLLNFYLLLNAVFSFRPKRGDVKNIIILLDEIENNLHPRWQKSIFDSVLRFFIHVHKNILSRYGADYKFHIIFASHSPFLLSDIAKENILFLDKDDDGYCKVVDGLKNINQTFGADIHTILTDSFFMDEGLSGDFSQSAIQAILTFYDKVKKEESAKKPNYDDLRKEYGANQKMFEYILLSMGDDYIKQILDNHIIEIELILFDKDIAKANKISRLKNEINQLEEMQ from the coding sequence GTGGAACTTGTTTATTTGTGGGTTAAAGAGTATAAAAACATAAAAGAAGAGGGATTTAATTTTTCTTCACCATATGTTTACACATATTCGGAGTCAACTAAAGAAATTACTCATGAAGATAACCCAGGCAATTACTCTAAATTATTTTCAAAAAACATTAGAATTAGTGCTATTGTTGGAAAAAATGGGAGTGGGAAGAGTAGTATATTTGAAGTTATTGCAAAACTACAAGTAGGAGATATTGACCGATACATTGATAATGGTATTGTATGTATACTTAAAAATGGTGATGAGGAGATTATTTTTAGTAATCTTGAAGTAGAGGACCGTACAGTTCATACTTTAGATACACTCAAAACACACATTTCAACTATTTATAATTCCTCTAGTTTTAGTAATGGTTATTTTGATAATTATATTGAAGAATTTATTGCACCAGTTTTGCAAAGATTTATAAAATCTGGTACAGGCCATGGTGATAGTAATGTGGCAAATGAGAATTTAAAAGTTCAAACATTATTAAATATGGTTTTAAATTCAAATCGTTATTTTGGCAATAATCCATCCTCTTCTGGATATAGACAGCAGGATGCATTTTTCATAAAAGAGATGCGAAATAATTTTAATTTTGCGAAAACTTTTTCGATTTTAGAGTTTTATAAAGACTATAAAACATTTATTCCGTTTAAAATTCAAAATGAGCCAACAGTTACATTGTTAATTGCCTCAAATAGTACAGCAAATAGTATCGGCTGGAATACAACTTTTTTGGAGAAGGCACAGAAGTTTTTTCAGATACCGGAGTTTTATACAAGCGAAGATGGAGAAGAATATATGCAATCGATAAGACCTGAGGAGTATGCAGAGGCACTAGATAATTTTTTAACTACTCTGAAATTATATGTGAATGAGAGTTGTACTGCATCCGAAGAGATTGAGTTAAGTATGGAAGATGCTATCGAATTAATGATAAAGTATAAAGAACTTTATCTCTATAATCGGAATAATCAAGACCAGTTTTTTGAAATTTATTTTAGGAGTTTAAGTAGTGGCGAGGAGAATTTTCTCTTGAACTTCTATTTACTACTGAATGCAGTTTTTTCATTTAGACCGAAGCGTGGAGATGTAAAGAATATTATCATTTTACTTGATGAAATAGAAAATAATTTACATCCAAGATGGCAAAAATCGATTTTTGATTCTGTTTTGCGTTTTTTTATACATGTACATAAAAATATATTAAGTAGATATGGGGCAGATTACAAGTTCCATATAATTTTTGCTTCACACTCTCCCTTCCTGCTCTCAGATATTGCCAAAGAAAATATTCTTTTTTTGGATAAAGATGATGATGGATATTGTAAAGTTGTTGATGGACTCAAAAATATTAATCAAACTTTTGGGGCTGATATTCATACGATTTTAACTGATAGCTTTTTTATGGATGAAGGGTTGTCCGGTGATTTTTCTCAAAGTGCAATTCAGGCAATACTTACCTTTTATGATAAAGTTAAGAAAGAAGAATCAGCAAAAAAACCTAATTATGATGATTTACGTAAGGAATATGGGGCTAATCAAAAGATGTTTGAGTATATATTATTATCAATGGGTGACGATTATATAAAACAAATTTTAGATAATCATATCATAGAAATAGAATTAATTTTATTTGATAAAGATATTGCTAAAGCCAATAAAATAAGTAGATTGAAAAATGAAATAAATCAACTTGAAGAGATGCAGTAA
- a CDS encoding UvrD-helicase domain-containing protein encodes MKRLSVNISLIGKLLRLGKYSTISFEENVLHLHGINESSTSITLDKIETFNIDVGIIWSKFEVVLIDGPIYTADGFSKTQAKNFYSNFSEVFAEQYYTFQYSKAKKVLSSMPSSEEYFQTRAFNSLVSLAKKEMGKFKFLPVKENPQYTKTFLNILSLLKEDTSLQKKYNDAFIKLELEKYKNFFDTVEKNPLTQKQREAVVVNEKSNLVIAGAGSGKTSVMVGRVGYVLQKYGLLPSEILVVAFGNTAAKELSDRIEERLNLKGIDVSTFHSFGQNVIAVVEGKKPSLAPWVEDANQKAKIVEEILQELSERDSKFKKILLDFFAYPFAQYKSEFNFKTKIEYLQYMQENKIVALRGDPVKSYEECEIANFLFLNGINYEYEPFYKHETATVEHRQYQPDFYLPDYDIYLEHFGIDKNGNTAPFVPQEPYHKGMKWKREIHKQYETKLLETYSYYQQEGRLLHKLEDMLLEEGVEMSSRSIIDALKFLNENTLVSEFSKTIATFIGHYKSNDHTMPKIRSRAGSSERLNAFLDLFEPILGAYETKKNSLGVIDFDDMISKAIHYIEDGRYKSNYKCILVDEYQDISTARARLIKALYKQVDDSVLTVVGDDWQSIYRFAGSEISLFHYFEKEFGFSKKVKLDYTFRYNDKISSVSQKFIEANPNQIKKEIKTLTQVESPTVHVWWGDDKDLMRVKQILSDIQTRKQGVPFSVFLLGRNRYSFPENYKSLSSSYPTLDITTLTVHRSKGLEADITIIPGVCSGRLGFPSSIQGDPILDLALAEEEDFDYAEERRLFYVAITRAKEEVHILASDTNVSSFARELEEDQYNVMHHYKDNIKPQRCPKCNVGTLVIRTGQNGKFWGCSNYGNLKCDYSAPIYFCKEDSCSGIMQFDKNKKMYLCSEKNSNHTEKACPSCDGMLLMRFNKRQNNRPFYGCSNFSKMGCSYTEAV; translated from the coding sequence ATGAAAAGATTATCTGTTAATATCTCTCTAATTGGAAAACTTTTACGTCTTGGAAAATATAGTACGATATCCTTTGAAGAGAATGTACTTCATCTGCATGGAATCAATGAATCTTCCACCAGTATAACACTTGATAAAATTGAAACATTTAACATAGATGTTGGAATAATATGGAGTAAATTTGAAGTGGTGTTAATTGATGGGCCCATTTATACTGCCGATGGTTTCTCTAAGACACAGGCCAAAAACTTTTATTCTAATTTTAGTGAAGTATTTGCAGAACAGTATTATACATTTCAATATAGTAAAGCCAAAAAAGTACTATCATCCATGCCCTCTAGTGAAGAGTACTTTCAAACAAGAGCATTTAATAGTTTGGTTTCTCTAGCAAAAAAAGAAATGGGAAAATTTAAATTTTTACCTGTAAAGGAGAATCCTCAATATACAAAAACATTTTTAAATATTTTAAGTCTTCTGAAAGAGGACACCTCTCTTCAGAAAAAATACAATGATGCCTTTATAAAATTAGAATTGGAAAAGTATAAAAACTTTTTTGACACAGTAGAAAAGAATCCATTAACTCAAAAACAACGTGAAGCAGTTGTCGTCAACGAGAAGTCTAATTTAGTGATTGCCGGAGCAGGTTCAGGTAAAACAAGCGTTATGGTTGGAAGAGTCGGTTATGTATTACAGAAGTATGGTTTACTACCAAGTGAGATACTTGTAGTGGCTTTTGGTAATACTGCTGCTAAAGAGCTTAGTGATCGTATAGAAGAACGATTAAACCTAAAGGGTATAGATGTCTCTACTTTTCATTCTTTTGGTCAGAATGTTATTGCTGTAGTTGAAGGCAAAAAACCTAGTCTTGCCCCTTGGGTAGAAGACGCAAACCAAAAAGCTAAAATTGTAGAGGAAATATTACAAGAATTATCTGAGAGAGATAGTAAGTTCAAAAAGATACTTTTAGATTTTTTTGCATATCCTTTTGCTCAATATAAAAGTGAATTTAATTTTAAAACAAAGATTGAATATCTTCAATATATGCAAGAAAATAAGATTGTAGCTCTAAGAGGAGATCCTGTAAAAAGCTATGAAGAGTGTGAGATTGCAAACTTCTTATTTCTTAATGGAATTAATTATGAATATGAACCATTCTATAAGCATGAGACTGCGACAGTAGAACATAGACAATATCAGCCTGACTTTTACTTACCAGATTACGATATCTATTTAGAGCATTTCGGTATAGATAAAAATGGGAACACCGCTCCTTTTGTTCCTCAAGAGCCATATCATAAAGGTATGAAATGGAAAAGAGAAATACATAAACAATATGAGACAAAACTTCTTGAAACATATAGTTACTATCAACAAGAGGGTCGTTTGCTACATAAGTTAGAGGATATGCTTCTGGAAGAGGGTGTTGAAATGTCTTCTAGAAGTATTATTGATGCACTAAAATTTCTTAATGAAAATACTTTGGTCAGTGAATTTTCAAAAACAATTGCTACTTTTATAGGGCACTATAAATCCAATGATCATACTATGCCAAAAATTCGTTCAAGGGCTGGTAGCAGTGAGCGTTTAAATGCCTTCCTTGATTTATTTGAACCTATTCTTGGTGCATACGAAACAAAGAAGAATTCTTTAGGTGTTATAGACTTTGATGATATGATAAGTAAGGCAATACATTACATTGAAGATGGTAGATACAAATCTAACTATAAATGTATATTGGTTGATGAGTATCAAGATATATCTACGGCCAGAGCAAGATTGATTAAAGCTTTATACAAACAAGTAGACGATTCTGTACTTACTGTTGTTGGTGATGATTGGCAATCTATTTATCGCTTTGCAGGAAGTGAGATCTCTCTCTTTCATTATTTTGAAAAAGAATTCGGCTTTTCTAAAAAAGTAAAATTGGATTATACTTTTAGATACAATGATAAGATATCCAGTGTATCTCAAAAGTTTATTGAAGCAAACCCCAATCAAATCAAAAAAGAAATTAAAACACTTACACAAGTAGAGAGCCCTACAGTCCATGTATGGTGGGGAGATGATAAAGATCTAATGAGGGTAAAACAGATACTTTCAGATATTCAGACCAGAAAACAGGGAGTACCATTTTCTGTATTTTTATTAGGACGAAATAGATATTCATTTCCAGAGAATTATAAAAGTCTTTCCTCATCATACCCAACTTTGGATATTACTACTTTAACAGTACATAGATCAAAAGGATTAGAAGCTGACATCACAATTATTCCAGGTGTCTGTTCAGGTAGACTTGGGTTCCCTTCTTCGATCCAAGGTGATCCAATTCTAGATCTTGCTCTTGCAGAAGAAGAAGATTTTGACTATGCAGAGGAACGAAGACTATTTTACGTAGCCATAACCAGAGCAAAAGAAGAAGTACACATCTTAGCTTCAGATACTAACGTGTCTTCGTTTGCTAGAGAACTGGAAGAAGATCAATATAATGTTATGCATCATTATAAAGACAATATTAAACCCCAAAGATGTCCAAAGTGTAATGTAGGTACATTGGTTATTAGAACAGGACAGAATGGTAAATTTTGGGGATGCTCTAACTATGGTAATTTAAAGTGTGATTACTCAGCACCAATCTATTTTTGTAAAGAGGATTCATGTTCTGGCATTATGCAGTTTGATAAAAATAAAAAAATGTATTTATGTTCAGAGAAGAACTCTAATCACACAGAGAAAGCATGTCCATCATGTGATGGTATGTTACTAATGAGATTTAATAAGCGTCAAAATAATCGACCTTTTTATGGATGTTCCAATTTCTCTAAGATGGGGTGCAGTTATACGGAGGCTGTGTAA